The genomic region TCTCCTGGCCCATCCAGGGCAGCGTCACCTTCTCGACGTCGATCGACACGGTGGCCAGGAAGAAGTGACCGCCGGGCCGCAGCCACGTCGAAACGCGGCCGAGGGTGTCGATGATCTCGGCCTGCGACATCTGCAGCAACGAGAAGACGGCGCAGATCACGTCCCAGGAACCGGCGGGGGACTCGAAGTCCCGGATGTCGATCTTGTGGAACGTGGCGTCGGGGACCTGCTCGGTGGCGAGGTCGACCATGACGGGGGAGACGTCGATGCCCGTGACCCTCATGCCGGCCTTGGCGAGCGTGCGGGCGACCGGCACACCGGTGCCGCAGCCGATGTCGAGCACGCGCGACCCGGCGGGCTGGGTCGCGGCGAACCAGGCGAGGGTGCCGTGCAGTGCCGGTTGGTGCGACCAGGCCCGTTGGTACTCCAGGCCCAGCGTGTCGAAAACCTCAGCCGCGTTCATTGCCGCCCCCTCATTTCGGCCCAATCCACC from Lentzea guizhouensis harbors:
- a CDS encoding class I SAM-dependent methyltransferase, translating into MNAAEVFDTLGLEYQRAWSHQPALHGTLAWFAATQPAGSRVLDIGCGTGVPVARTLAKAGMRVTGIDVSPVMVDLATEQVPDATFHKIDIRDFESPAGSWDVICAVFSLLQMSQAEIIDTLGRVSTWLRPGGHFFLATVSIDVEKVTLPWMGQEIEVSSFSEEKFEEHLGNVGLRVVRRSRPVFTPSYPGAMPEESLHLVCQRP